One genomic window of Phaenicophaeus curvirostris isolate KB17595 chromosome 21, BPBGC_Pcur_1.0, whole genome shotgun sequence includes the following:
- the HIC1 gene encoding hypermethylated in cancer 1 protein has translation MRAHRDPGWLAEATGRPGRRARSGMLDAMEVPSHSRQLLLQLNTQRTKGFLCDVIIVVQNALFRAHKNILAASSAYLKSLVVHDNLLNLDHEMVSPGIFRLILDFIYTGRLAECEPGGEQSLGAVLAAASYLQIPGLVALCKKKLKRSGKYCHLRGGYAPYKLGRGLRAATPVIQACYSGTPRPVDLPPVEPSTPLNTQCGELYASAAQGAPLHPHGLCPPERHCSPPCGLDLSKKSPTGPSAQLLPTDRLLPGEPREPSLPPRHDSPPVSAGLLAGHPAAYKDSPPGGEPGGHPHAPDPFRGTSPCAEPPLPRADGRELMYRWMKHEPLGPYLDEGEAEKELEREDKAESPPAAPQPRYPSVESNDLEPDNSTSEETGSSEGPSPGDALDRYCNHLGYEPESLGDNLYVCIPCGKGFPSSEQLNAHVEAHNEEELYHKAAAEQAVPFLDKGGAGLGDILRPYRCSSCDKSYKDPATLRQHEKTHWLTRPYPCTICGKKFTQRGTMTRHMRSHLGLKPFACDACGMRFTRQYRLTEHMRIHSGEKPYECQVCGGKFAQQRNLISHMKMHAAGPDGKAKLDFPDSVYAMARLTADQLGLKQEKAAELLSHTSHFLSDPKAMESLYPLAKFTAEHLGLSQDKAAEVLAQAPHLHAEAARTIERYSPP, from the exons ATGAGAGCGCACAGAGACCCCGGCTGGTTGGCGGAGGCCACCGGGCGCCCAG GGCGGCGGGCGAGGAGCGGGATGCTGGATGCCATGGAGGTGCCGAGCCACTCgcggcagctgctgctgcagctgaacaCGCAGCGCACCAAGGGCTTCCTGTGCGACGTGATCATCGTGGTGCAGAACGCGCTCTTCCGCGCGCACAAGAACATCCTGGCGGCCAGCAGCGCCTACCTCAAGTCGCTGGTGGTGCACGACAACCTGCTCAACCTGGACCACGAGATGGTGAGCCCCGGCATCTTTCGCCTCATCCTCGACTTCATCTACACGGGCCGCCTGGCCGAGTGCGAGCCGGGCGGCGAGCAGAGCTTGGGCGCCGTGCTGGCCGCCGCCAGCTACCTCCAGATCCCGGGCTTGGTGGCCCTTTGCAAGAAGAAGCTGAAACGCAGCGGCAAGTACTGCCACCTGCGCGGGGGCTACGCGCCCTACAAGCTGGGCCGGGGGCTGCGCGCCGCCACGCCGGTCATCCAAGCCTGCTACTCGGGGACGCCACGCCCCGTGGACTTGCCGCCCGTGGAGCCGTCGACGCCGCTCAACACGCAGTGCGGGGAGCTGTACGCCTCGGCCGCCCAGGGCGCCCCGCTGCACCCCCACGGGCTGTGCCCGCCCGAGCGCCACTGCTCGCCGCCCTGCGGCCTCGACCTCTCCAAGAAGAGCCCCACCGGCCCCTCCGCACAGCTCCTGCCCACCGACCGCCTGCTGCCCGGCGAGCCCCGTGAGCCCTCGCTGCCCCCGCGGCACGACAGCCCCCCGGTCAGCGCCGGCCTCCTGGCCGGGCACCCCGCCGCCTACAAGGACTCCCCGCCCGGCGGTGAACCCGGGGGGCACCCCCACGCCCCCGACCCCTTCCGCGGCACCTCGCCCTGCGCCGAGCCCCCGCTGCCCCGCGCCGACGGCCGCGAGCTCATGTACCGCTGGATGAAGCACGAGCCCCTGGGGCCTTACCTGGACGAGGGGGAAgcggagaaggagctggagcgGGAGGACAAGGCTGAGTCGCCGCCCGCGGCGCCCCAGCCGCGTTACCCCAGCGTGGAGAGCAACGACCTGGAGCCCGATAACAGCACGAGCGAGGAGACGGGCAGCAGCGAGGGCCCCTCGCCCGGCGACGCGCTGGATCGCTACTGCAACCACCTGGGCTACGAGCCCGAGAGCCTGGGCGACAACCTGTACGTCTGCATCCCCTGCGGCAAGGGCTTCCCCAGCTCCGAGCAGCTCAACGCCCACGTGGAGGCCCACAACGAAGAGGAGCTCTACCACAAGGCAGCGGCGGAGCAGGCTGTGCCCTTCCTGGACAAGGGCGGCGCGGGGCTCGGCGACATCCTGCGGCCGTACCGCTGCTCCTCCTGCGACAAGTCCTACAAGGACCCGGCCACGCTGCGGCAGCACGAGAAGACGCACTGGCTGACGCGGCCCTACCCCTGCACCATCTGCGGCAAGAAGTTCACGCAACGCGGCACCATGACCCGCCACATGCGCAGCCACCTCGGCCTCAAGCCCTTCGCCTGCGACGCCTGCGGGATGCGCTTCACCCGGCAGTACCGGCTGACCGAGCACATGCGGATCCACTCGGGAGAGAAGCCCTACGAGTGCCAGGTGTGCGGCGGGAAGTTCGCCCAGCAGCGCAACCTCATCAGCCACATGAAGATGCACGCGGCCGGCCCCGACGGCAAAGCCAAGCTGGACTTCCCCGACAGCGTCTACGCCATGGCCCGCCTCACCGCCGACCAGCTGGGGCTCAAGCAGGAGAAGGCGGCCGAGCTGCTCTCCCACACCTCGCACTTCCTCAGTGACCCCAAGGCCATGGAGAGCCTCTACCCCTTGGCCAAGTTCACGGCCGAGCACCTGGGGCTGAGCCAGGACAAAGCGGCCGAGGTGCTGGCGCAGGCTCCGCACCTCCACGCCGAGGCCGCCCGGACCATAGAGCGCTACTCGCCGCCCTAG